A DNA window from Pseudomonas resinovorans NBRC 106553 contains the following coding sequences:
- the kynB gene encoding arylformamidase yields MRDDEHLWDISPPLDSGTPTWPGDTPFQEERCWRIDEHCPVNVGRIILSPHTGAHADAPLHYDDNGAAIGAVDLAPYLGPCRVIHCLEAGDCVRPQHLAAHLDGVPPRVLIRTWRRAPLDAWPSEFAAIAPESIELLARHGVCLVGTDTPSLDPQDSKCLDAHHAVARQRMAILEGLLLDEVPPGDYELIALPLKFTHLDASPVRAVLRRLPV; encoded by the coding sequence ATGCGCGACGACGAGCACCTGTGGGATATCAGCCCACCACTGGACAGTGGTACCCCGACCTGGCCGGGCGATACGCCGTTCCAGGAGGAACGCTGCTGGCGGATCGACGAACACTGCCCGGTCAACGTCGGACGCATCATCCTCTCACCCCATACCGGGGCCCATGCCGACGCACCGTTGCACTACGACGACAATGGCGCCGCCATAGGCGCCGTGGACCTCGCGCCTTATCTCGGCCCCTGCCGTGTCATCCACTGCCTGGAGGCGGGCGATTGCGTCCGTCCGCAGCACCTGGCCGCGCATCTCGACGGGGTGCCGCCCCGGGTGCTGATCCGCACCTGGAGGCGCGCGCCGCTGGATGCCTGGCCGAGTGAGTTTGCCGCGATCGCCCCCGAGAGCATCGAGCTGCTGGCCCGCCATGGCGTGTGCCTGGTGGGCACCGATACGCCCTCGCTGGACCCCCAGGACAGCAAGTGCCTCGACGCCCACCACGCGGTGGCGCGCCAGCGCATGGCCATCCTCGAAGGCCTGCTGCTCGATGAGGTGCCGCCCGGCGACTACGAGCTGATCGCCCTCCCGCTGAAATTCACCCACCTCGACGCCAGCCCGGTCCGCGCCGTGCTGCGTCGCCTGCCTGTTTAG
- a CDS encoding Lrp/AsnC family transcriptional regulator, with protein sequence MTLDSTDLRILLCLQQNGRISNQELAEKVALSPSACLRRLRILEDDGIIRGYRPLLNAERLGIELEALVHVSMRQDEEGWHERFVQQVQGWPEVVSAYIVTGHSNYVLRVQARNLKQFSDFIVNRLNRANGVTDIRSEIILQAIKEGGGVLDLLAARK encoded by the coding sequence TTGACCCTGGACAGCACCGACCTGCGTATCCTGCTCTGCCTGCAGCAGAACGGGCGCATCAGCAATCAGGAACTGGCGGAGAAGGTCGCACTGTCGCCGTCGGCTTGCCTGCGCCGCCTGCGCATCCTGGAGGACGACGGCATCATCCGTGGCTACCGCCCCCTGCTGAACGCCGAGCGCCTGGGCATCGAGCTGGAAGCCCTGGTGCACGTCTCCATGCGCCAGGACGAGGAAGGCTGGCACGAGCGCTTCGTCCAGCAGGTGCAGGGCTGGCCCGAGGTGGTCAGCGCCTACATAGTCACCGGCCACAGCAACTACGTGTTGCGGGTGCAGGCACGCAACCTCAAGCAGTTCTCCGACTTCATCGTCAACCGCCTCAACCGCGCCAACGGGGTCACCGACATCCGCTCGGAGATCATCCTGCAAGCCATCAAGGAAGGCGGCGGCGTGCTCGACCTGCTGGCGGCGCGCAAGTAG
- the rhuM gene encoding RhuM family protein yields the protein MDTTQDKLPVLIYQREGESVTEVRLDGETVWLTQRQMGELFDTSSDNIGLHLKNIYDSGELAESATTEDYSVVRQEGPRQVARRIRHYNLDAIISVGYRVNSR from the coding sequence ATGGACACCACACAGGACAAACTGCCAGTACTCATCTACCAGCGAGAAGGAGAAAGCGTCACCGAGGTTCGTCTCGACGGGGAGACCGTCTGGTTGACCCAGCGGCAGATGGGGGAGTTGTTCGATACCAGCTCCGACAACATCGGCCTTCACCTGAAGAACATCTATGACTCTGGAGAGCTGGCGGAGTCCGCAACTACCGAGGATTACTCGGTAGTTCGCCAGGAAGGGCCGCGGCAGGTTGCCCGCCGGATCAGGCACTACAACCTGGACGCGATCATTTCGGTCGGGTATCGGGTCAACTCCCGGTAA
- a CDS encoding alpha/beta family hydrolase, giving the protein MLVWNRPDGQVSCTLILAHGAGAPMDSPFMEDMAQRLAARGVAVVRFEFPYMAARREDGRRRPPNPLAQLLACWREVHALVRQQVTGPLAIGGKSMGGRMASLLADELGADALVCLGYPFHAVGKADKPRVAHLADLKTPALIVQGERDPMGDRLTVAGYSLSDAIRVHWLAAADHDLKPLKASGLTHEQHLANAADEIAKFLTA; this is encoded by the coding sequence ATGCTCGTGTGGAACAGGCCTGACGGCCAGGTGTCATGCACCCTCATCCTGGCCCATGGCGCGGGGGCGCCGATGGACAGTCCGTTCATGGAGGACATGGCGCAAAGGCTCGCCGCCCGTGGCGTTGCCGTGGTTCGTTTCGAGTTCCCCTACATGGCCGCGCGACGGGAGGATGGCCGGCGCCGGCCACCGAATCCCCTGGCGCAATTGCTGGCCTGCTGGCGGGAAGTGCATGCCCTGGTGCGACAGCAGGTCACAGGCCCTCTGGCCATCGGCGGCAAGTCCATGGGCGGGCGCATGGCCAGCCTGCTGGCCGATGAACTGGGCGCTGACGCACTGGTGTGCCTGGGCTACCCCTTCCATGCCGTGGGCAAGGCCGACAAGCCCCGGGTCGCCCACCTGGCGGACCTGAAGACCCCGGCCCTGATCGTCCAGGGCGAGCGCGACCCCATGGGCGACCGCCTGACCGTGGCGGGCTACTCGTTGTCCGATGCCATCCGCGTGCACTGGCTGGCGGCGGCCGATCACGACCTCAAGCCGCTGAAAGCCTCGGGCCTGACCCATGAGCAGCACCTGGCGAATGCGGCCGATGAAATCGCGAAGTTCCTGACAGCCTGA
- the ccoN gene encoding cytochrome-c oxidase, cbb3-type subunit I → MSTASSTAYNYKVVRQFAIMTVVWGIVGMGLGVLIAAQLAWPDFNFNLPWTSFGRLRPLHTNAVIFAFGGCALFATSYYAVQRTCQARLFGGPLVAFTFWGWQLVIVLAAISLPLGWTSSKEYAELEWPIDILITIVWVSYAIVFFGTVATRKTKHIYVGNWFFGAFILTVALLHVVNNLEIPVTLTKSYSLYSGATDAMIQWWYGHNAVGFFLTAGFLGMMYYFVPKQAERPVYSYRLSIVHFWALITLYIWAGPHHLHYTALPDWAQSLGMVMSLVLLAPSWGGMINGMMTLSGAWHKLRDDPILRFLVVSLAFYGMSTFEGPMMAIKTVNALSHYTDWTIGHVHAGALGWVAMVSIGSLYHLIPKIFGREQMYSLGLINSHFWLATIGTVLYIASMWVNGITQGLMWRAINEDGTLTYSFVEALEASHAGFVVRVIGGAIFLSGMFLMAWNTWRTARASKPAEYDAIAQIA, encoded by the coding sequence ATGAGCACAGCAAGCAGTACCGCCTATAACTACAAGGTGGTCCGCCAGTTCGCCATCATGACCGTGGTATGGGGAATAGTCGGGATGGGGCTCGGCGTTCTTATCGCGGCCCAGCTGGCCTGGCCGGACTTCAACTTCAACCTGCCCTGGACGAGCTTCGGCCGCCTGCGGCCCCTGCACACCAACGCGGTGATCTTCGCCTTCGGCGGATGCGCCCTGTTCGCCACGTCCTACTACGCGGTGCAGCGCACCTGCCAGGCGCGCCTGTTCGGCGGTCCCCTGGTGGCCTTCACCTTCTGGGGCTGGCAGCTGGTGATAGTGCTCGCCGCCATCAGCCTGCCGCTGGGCTGGACCAGCTCGAAAGAATACGCCGAACTGGAATGGCCGATCGACATCCTGATCACCATCGTCTGGGTCAGCTACGCCATCGTCTTCTTCGGCACCGTGGCCACGCGCAAGACCAAGCACATCTACGTCGGCAACTGGTTCTTCGGCGCGTTCATCCTCACCGTGGCCCTTCTGCATGTGGTCAACAACCTGGAGATCCCGGTCACCCTGACCAAGTCCTACTCGCTGTACTCGGGCGCTACCGACGCCATGATCCAGTGGTGGTACGGGCACAACGCCGTGGGCTTCTTCCTCACCGCCGGCTTCCTCGGGATGATGTATTACTTCGTGCCCAAGCAGGCCGAGCGCCCGGTGTATTCCTACCGGCTGTCCATCGTGCATTTCTGGGCGCTGATCACCCTGTACATCTGGGCCGGCCCCCACCACCTGCACTACACCGCCCTGCCCGACTGGGCGCAGTCCCTCGGCATGGTGATGTCCCTGGTGCTGCTGGCGCCCTCCTGGGGCGGCATGATCAACGGCATGATGACCCTCTCCGGGGCCTGGCATAAGCTGCGCGACGACCCGATCCTGCGCTTCCTCGTGGTGTCCCTGGCCTTCTACGGCATGTCCACCTTCGAAGGCCCGATGATGGCCATCAAGACCGTCAACGCGCTGTCCCACTACACCGACTGGACCATCGGCCACGTACACGCCGGGGCGCTGGGCTGGGTAGCGATGGTGTCCATCGGTTCCCTGTACCACCTGATCCCGAAGATCTTCGGCCGCGAGCAGATGTACAGCCTCGGCCTGATCAACTCGCACTTCTGGCTCGCCACCATCGGCACCGTGCTCTACATCGCCTCGATGTGGGTCAACGGCATCACCCAGGGCCTGATGTGGCGTGCGATCAACGAGGACGGCACCCTCACCTACTCCTTCGTCGAGGCACTGGAAGCCAGCCACGCCGGCTTCGTGGTGCGGGTGATCGGCGGCGCCATCTTCCTCAGCGGCATGTTCCTCATGGCCTGGAACACCTGGCGCACCGCGCGCGCCTCCAAGCCGGCCGAATACGACGCCATCGCCCAGATCGCCTGA
- the ccoO gene encoding cytochrome-c oxidase, cbb3-type subunit II — protein MKKHEIIEKNVGLMALFMVLAVSIGGLVQIVPLFFQDVVNTPVEGMKPYTALQLEGRDIYIREGCVGCHSQMIRPFRAETERYGHYSVAGESVWDHPFLWGSKRTGPDLARVGGRYSDDWHRAHLYNPRNVVPESKMPAYPWLVENTLDGKHTAAKLRAMQTLGVPYSDEDVAGAQAAVKGKTEMDAVVAYLQVLGTSLKNKR, from the coding sequence ATGAAAAAGCATGAAATCATCGAGAAAAACGTCGGCCTGATGGCGCTGTTCATGGTGCTGGCCGTGAGCATCGGCGGCCTGGTGCAGATCGTGCCGCTGTTCTTCCAGGACGTGGTCAACACCCCGGTGGAGGGCATGAAGCCCTACACCGCCCTGCAACTGGAAGGCCGCGACATCTACATCCGCGAGGGCTGCGTGGGCTGCCACTCGCAGATGATCCGCCCGTTCCGCGCCGAGACCGAACGCTACGGCCACTACTCGGTGGCCGGCGAGAGCGTCTGGGACCACCCCTTCCTCTGGGGCTCCAAGCGCACCGGCCCGGATCTCGCCCGCGTCGGCGGCCGCTACTCCGACGACTGGCACCGCGCGCACCTCTACAACCCGCGCAACGTGGTGCCGGAGTCGAAGATGCCGGCCTACCCCTGGCTGGTGGAGAACACCCTGGACGGCAAGCACACCGCCGCCAAGCTGCGCGCCATGCAGACCCTCGGCGTGCCCTACAGCGACGAGGACGTCGCCGGGGCCCAGGCCGCCGTCAAGGGCAAGACCGAGATGGACGCCGTGGTCGCCTACCTGCAAGTGCTGGGCACCAGCCTGAAGAACAAGAGGTAA
- a CDS encoding CcoQ/FixQ family Cbb3-type cytochrome c oxidase assembly chaperone: MDIGTLRGLGTLLVLIATLGVICWAYSGKRKGAFDEAANLPFADEDRNDPRSPRA; encoded by the coding sequence ATGGATATCGGAACCCTGCGTGGCCTCGGCACCCTGCTGGTGCTGATCGCCACCCTCGGCGTGATCTGCTGGGCCTATAGCGGCAAGCGCAAGGGCGCCTTCGACGAGGCCGCCAACCTGCCCTTTGCCGATGAAGACCGGAACGACCCAAGGAGCCCCCGCGCATGA
- the ccoP gene encoding cytochrome-c oxidase, cbb3-type subunit III, which yields MTTFWSWYVSLLTSFTLLALLWLIFATRKGESQGTTDKTMGHAFDGIEEYDNPLPKWWFLLFVGTLLFAAGYLVLYPGLGNWKGVLPGYDDGWTQVGQWQREVHKAEQEYGPIFARYSAMSIEDVAKDPQALKMGGRLFATYCSICHGSDAKGAMGFPNLTDSNWRWGGEPETIKASILHGRMAAMPAWGEMLGDEGVKNVAAYVRQDLAGLKLPEGTQADLEAGKTLFASTCVACHGATGTGTALMGAPDLTHPAGWIYGSSLAQLQQTIRYGRNGQMPAQQEYLGQDKVHVLAAYIYSLSNKEQKLAAK from the coding sequence ATGACCACTTTCTGGAGCTGGTACGTCTCCCTGCTCACAAGCTTCACCCTGCTGGCCCTGCTCTGGCTGATCTTCGCCACCCGCAAGGGCGAGTCCCAGGGCACCACTGACAAGACCATGGGCCACGCCTTCGACGGCATCGAGGAATACGACAACCCGCTGCCCAAATGGTGGTTCCTGTTGTTCGTCGGCACCCTGCTGTTCGCCGCCGGCTACCTGGTGCTCTATCCGGGCCTGGGCAACTGGAAAGGCGTGCTCCCCGGCTATGACGACGGCTGGACCCAGGTAGGCCAATGGCAACGCGAAGTGCACAAGGCCGAGCAAGAGTACGGGCCGATCTTCGCCCGCTACTCCGCCATGTCCATCGAGGACGTGGCCAAGGACCCGCAGGCCCTGAAGATGGGCGGCCGCCTCTTCGCCACCTATTGCTCCATCTGCCATGGCTCGGACGCCAAGGGCGCCATGGGCTTCCCCAACCTCACCGACAGCAACTGGCGCTGGGGCGGCGAACCGGAAACCATCAAGGCCTCGATCCTCCATGGCCGCATGGCCGCCATGCCCGCCTGGGGCGAAATGCTCGGTGATGAAGGCGTGAAGAACGTCGCGGCCTACGTGCGCCAGGACCTGGCCGGCCTGAAGCTGCCGGAAGGCACCCAGGCCGACCTGGAAGCCGGCAAGACCCTGTTCGCCAGCACCTGCGTCGCCTGCCATGGCGCCACGGGCACCGGCACCGCGCTGATGGGCGCGCCGGACCTGACCCACCCCGCCGGCTGGATCTACGGCTCGAGCCTGGCCCAGCTGCAGCAGACCATCCGCTACGGCCGCAACGGCCAGATGCCCGCGCAGCAGGAGTACCTGGGCCAGGACAAGGTCCATGTACTGGCCGCGTACATCTACAGCCTGTCCAACAAGGAACAGAAGCTGGCGGCCAAGTAG